The genomic segment CTTTTGCTTCCTGACCGCTCGGAGTTTCACTCACAACGTGCGCAGCTACCGTATCATCCTCTTTTGGTTGGGAAGCTGACTGTTCTTGTGATACAACAGCAGTATCACTTGAAGACTGCTCGTTTTTGTTGGATGCCTGATTGCATGATACTGTTACAAATGCTATGATAACAGCAATGATTGATAATGTTAGATTTTTCATTTTTATTTATTTTTTGATTTTTAAAAAACTTGCGTTAATAGCCACTACAATGGTGCTTACACTCATCAGCACAGCACCCATAGCGGGACTTAAAACAAAATTCGGATAGAGTACGCCTGCCGCAAGCGGTATTGCCACCACGTTGTAGCCAACCGCCCATATCAGGTTCTGTACCATCTTTTTGTAGGTAAGTTTGCCGAAGTCAATCAGTTTGACCACATCCCTCGGGTCGCTGTCTACCAATATGATATCCGCTGTTTCGGCAGCCACGTCCGTACCGGAACCCACGGCAATTCCAACATCTGCCTGTGCCAGTGCAGGTGCATCATTTACACCATCACCAGTCATTGCTACGATTTCGCCTTTTGCCTGAAACTCCTTTACTTTCTCCTGCTTGTTGTGCGGAAGCACATTAGCCAAATACCCGTCCATACCCAATTTTCCGGCTACGGCAGCAGCAATCCTGTCGTTGTCCCCGGTGAGCAGAAAGGACTTGATGCCCATTTTTTTGAGTTCCTCAATCGCCTGTGCCGAACCCTCACGGATGCTGTCTGCCAAAGTAATGATGCCGATTACCCGGTCATCAATGAGGACAAAGTTGACCGTTTCGGCCTCTTGATTGATTTCGTTTGGAATTTCCGGCAGGGAAAGGTGGTTTTCGGTGAAATAATTCGGGCCGCCAGCTACGACATTTTTCCCGTTCACAACACCTTTAACACCTATGCCCTGCATATAGCTGAAGTTTTCAGACTTCCATAACGCAAGCCTCTTTTCTTTCAATGTAGCCATAATGCCTTTCGCGATATGGTGTTCCGAATTTTGCTGTACTGCGGCAGCATACTGGATAACTGCATCGGCATTGTATTCGTCCGTAAAGGGAATAACCTTTTCCACGGCATGGGAACCTTTGGTGAGCGTTCCGGTTTTGTCAAAAATGATGGTAGATAGCTTACGGGTGGTTTCAAATGCCGTACGGTTGCGGATGAGCAGACCATTGGTCGCTGAAAGCGTTGTGGAAATGGCGACCACCAAAGGGATAGCCACGCCCAATGCGTGCGGGCAGGCCGTTACCATCACCGTCACCATTCTTTCAAGCGCAAAGGCAATATCTCCACTGCTTGCATACCAATAGGCAAATGTGCCTATGCCCACGGCAATGGCAATAAAGGTGAGCCATTTGGCAACTTTGTCCGCAAGGTTCTGTGTATTGGACTTAGTAGCCTGTGCCTCCTGCACAAGATTGATGACCCGATTCAGGTAGCTTTCTTTTCCCACGGCTGTTACCTTAACTTTCAGCGCACCATCGCCATTGATAGAGCCTGCGATGACCTTTCCGTCCTTTTCCTTTTTTACGGGAACACTTTCTCCGGTAAGCATACTCTCGTTGATATATGAAAGCCCATCCAGAACCAATCCGTCGGCTGGAATTTTTTCACCCGGTTTTATGATAGCCGTTTCACCGCTTTGCAGGTCTTCGAGCTTTATCTTTACGGCTTCTCCGCCACGTTCCACGGTAACATCGTTGGGCAGTAACGCTACCAATGACTGTAATGCCCGTGATGCAGCCATTTGGGAACGCATTTCCAGCCAATGCCCTAACAGCATGATGTCAATTAGGGTTGCCAGTTCCCAAAAGAAATCCATACCCTGCAAGCCAAATACAACGGCTACGGAATAGACATAGGCTACGGATATGGCGATAGCAACAAGGGTCATCATCCCTATGGCTTTGGCTTTCACCTCGCCAATCATTCCCTTTAGGAACGGCAAGCCTCCATAGCAATAAATCACCGTACCCAATGCCAGCAGCACATATTTATCGCCATTGAAAGCAAGCGAGAAACCTAACCATTGCTGTATCATGTGCGACAGGAGCAGTATAGGGATTGTAATGACAAGGCTTATCCAAAAACGAGTGAGGAAATCACCTGTATGATGTCCCTCATGTTTATTAAAGTTTTCGTCAGCATGGCCATGTTGAGAATGCCCGGAATGCCCATGTTCTGATGTGTGTTCATGAGAAACTGACGCACCGCCAACGGGAACCAATGCCATGCCACAGAGCGGGCATTTGCCCGGTTCGTCTTTTAGCACCTGTGGGTGCATAGGACAGGTATATTTTTTCATAACAAGGGGTTTTAAAAGTTATGTTGCACTTAATTTTTTTGCCATCTCATGGGTCATTTCTTCGGCATAAGTACCATAGGCATCAACAAGTACGCCTTTATTCTTACTATCATTAGACGATATGGCATAAATTACGGCATTGTTATCAGGACTGCTGTCGAGGCTTTCAAACCTATGAGTTTCCGTAACCGTAAAATCCTCCGGTTTTAGTTTCAGGCTCCTTGACGCACAGTAAAGGCAGTCCGGCAACAGACTAAAGTCCATACTGTACCCACGCTGTCTTAGGTCTTTAAGTGCCTGCACCATGTCATTGTACTGTACCATAGCTTTCAGACCTGTTATTTAATGGTTTCGACCGTACTTCCGCAGGTGAGCATCTGTGAGCCGTAATATGGATTTTTAACCGCATTCTCTTTACTTAGCCAATTGGCTCCCTTACCTCCATTGTACATAGGACAGTGCTGGTAATAAACGGGGGTGTCCTGTTTAGACACTTTAGCCAGTGTGTAGATGCTTCCCGAAAGTGCCGCAAAATCACTTCTTTGTTTTGCAACGTCTTTTGATTTTGAAATGCTTTCCGCATTGGCCGTTAAGTCCTGCATTACTTTCATCCAAGCCGTATGTTCCTCTGCCGATAGCTTATTCATATCGACTGCTTTAAGGGATGCGGCCAATTCAGCGGCATTGGCAGATGCGGTCGCCGCATCGGTTTTTATCAAAGCGTCTTTCACTGAAAAGTAGTTGTCAAATACAGCTTTTAGCTGTGATCGGTTTTGGGCTGCATCTTTGTTAGCGGATGCTGCCATTTGGCCATGGTCGTGATTGCCATGTCCGGCATTCATGTCCATTCCCGCCTCTTTGTTTTTGGCAACCGTCTTCACGGGTCTATCATACTGGCAGCAACCAGCCAGTTTAGCATATACGTCATCCGGCGCACGGAACTTCTCACTGTCATAACCAGCCAAAGCAATACGTTTAAGGATTTCATCCTGATTTGTTTTGTCGCCGTCATAGGTGAGCGTAGCCATCTTGGTATCTTTGTTCCAGTCCACGCTGGCTACCTTTTTTACGTTACCTGCTTTTTCGATGGTGGTTTTGCACATACCACAATTGCCGTAAATCTTTACGGTTTCTGTTTTCGCATTCTTGATTTGTGCGAAGCCGTTTATTGATGATAGTAACACGGCGATTACCATCACTATTTTTGATAATGATTTCATAATAATTACATTTTGAGAAACGGGGGATTGATAAACCCGTTTCTGTTTTAAATTTTAAGTAAATGATACAAATAGGGGATTTGCAAAAGCCGGAACAGCTTCTGACAGGACACACCTATGGCTATCAGGCCATAGTTTTAGCTTATTTTAGGCGGTAGCCAAATGGAGAAAAAGCCCGAAGAATAGTAGGCTTCTTTGAAACCGAATTTTTGCTTTTTAACTGCTGCTAAGTGATTTTTTGCCTTTAATTCGATTATGGTTGGGACATTTAGGGAAGTGGTTGAAGCACCGCACCTGCAAGAGCTGTGTGAACAGCCGCCCCCGCATTTGTCACTTTTGCATTTTTTACAGGATTTGCCCTTGCAACCTTTTTTATGTTCTGATTTTTTGGATTTCTCCTTTGAGCAGGAAGACTGCTCGGTCTTTGTTGAATTTTTGGAACAGGCATAGCTCTGACTTGGCATCATAAAGAAAACCAAACAGAACAATGTCAAAATGCCTATATGTATTCTATAATTTTTCAACGCAACAAAGTTACAAATTAGATTGGTTTTTTATGTGATTTTTAAGATTTTTTTGCTTATCTGAGCAAAACCACCTATCCACTTTTCCAGGATTTACAAAATACCCTTTTTCGCCAACCACAATAAAAAATTGGCCGGAAAAAGGGCATTTCTAAAACAGCTTGCTTATCACTTGAAAATATAACGACTTATTCTACTAACTTCAATATCCTATATGCCCCTCTTGCCACAATTACAAATACAATTGCTCCGATAATCAAATCGGGGTAGCTTGAATTAAGCCAATGAACCAAGAGACCTGCAACGATAACGCCCGAATTGATAATGACATCGTTCGATGTGAAAATCATACTTGCCTGCATGTGGGCTTCCTTACTTTTGTTCTTTTGTAACAGGTAAAGACAAAGCACATTTGCCATTAGTGCCAAAACTGAAACGATAATCATCGTTTGAAAATCGGGCATCTTTTCAAAACCTAAAAAACGTCTTATTACTTCCACAAAACCGATAACAGCCAACAAGATTTGGAAGTACCCTGCAAATTTGGCTATGTTGTTTTTTCTTGCGACCGTACCCCCTACAGCAAACAGAGCCAAAGCGTAGACGATACTATCGGCAAGCATATCCAAGCTATCCGCTACCAATCCCATTGAGTTGGAAAAAATACCGAACAACATTTCCACTCCAAAGAAAACGAAGTTGATAACCAGTACCGTCCAAAGTAGCCTCCGTTGTCTATTGCTTGTATCCGTTTCAATAACTCCGTCAGTTTCTTCGGTTGAAATCAACGTTGTATTTAGGTTCAAAGTTTCCAAAGCCGATAAAATCGGCTCGGGGTTTCCACTATGATAAACATTCAATTCCCTATTGGGAATATCAAATTCCAATGACTTTACCGTATCAAAATCCTGCAATTTCATACGGATTAATTGCTCCTCACTGGGGCAATCCATTTTGGTAATATTGAATATGGTTTTGTTCATATTTTAAAGTTTAAATTTTATTCCACCATTAATTACAAATCCGTCCAACGGTGCATAGATGTCTCTAAAAACAGGGTTGGTTATTGTGCCTGTATAGATGTTGTCAAAACGTGTCTGCCTTGTATCAAGGAAGTTTTCAAAGTTGATATACAAAGAGAACCGTTCCCAAATCTTTTCAGCCATAAAGCCACACATCCAATAGTCCTTTCCAGTTGTACCGTCATTCAACTTTTGAGGGCTGAAATAATAGGCTTCCAAACCAATCTTCCATTTATCCTCTATTTCGTACATCAGTACGGAATTAACACGGTGTTTTGGGGTCAATGGATTTTCGGTACTTGTTCCGTTTTCCAGCAATCGGGTATCGGTAAATGTGTAGCCCAAAAATAGTTTCAAATCATCATAGCCGATTTTCACATTGGTTTCTGTTCCCTTGGTATGGATGTAACCCGATGAATTGATAAACTGATAAGTATTTGTTGCCATATTTTGAAGCAACAATGGATTGTCTAAATAGGTGTAAAAGAATAAATGGTTGATGCTGAACGTCCAGTCATCGCCCATATTCGTGCGGTAATTGATGTCTGCATTTGCACCGTAGCTCTTTTCTAATTTATTGGTATTATCATCAATAGGCATAACGTTTTGATATTGTATGCGTTCGCTTTCTTCGGTAAAAATGGTTGGTGTTTTATACCCAAATCCACCCCCGATGCGTGAAGTCAATCCGTTTGCAATATGGAACAATGCCGATACTCTTGGTAGAAAAACAGCCCCGTAATCCACCACGTAATCCGTTCTTAAACCTGTTTCCAATTGAAACCAGTCCGTAACCCTAAAAGAATTTTGAACGAAAGCCCCGAATGTCGTTTGATTGTAATCCCTTAACGGAAATGAGGTAATTTGTTTTTCTTTGAAGTTATCCGTCCAAATATTAACACCTGTTATCCATTCAGACTTTTCTTTGCTGTGGGTATAGCTCGCTTCCGTAAAAGTGGCTGTTTGCGTTCCCTCAAACTCGTAATTGGGAATAGCTGTATTACGGTTAAAATAACTTACGCTGTTTTTGACTTGGACAAAACTGTTTTCATTTACTGTATGGTCAAAAACAAATTGTGTGGAATAACGCTGTGTTTTGTTTTCCTCGAAAAACTGGTGTGTGTTGTCCGCTTTGCCCTTTATATAAAGCATGTCGCCACCCAAACGGTTTTCAATGGTGGCGTTGATGCCAAAGTTCATTTTAGTTTTATCATTGAAGTAAACAAATAACTTGGGGTTCAATACATACCTTTCAAATTGGGGAATGGCAGAAAGTCCGATTTGTGCAGGGTCGTAAGCTACGTTTCGGTTGTGCGAAGCGAATATTGTTGTTCCGATTTTATTAAACTTTTGTCCGTAAAAACCGTTGATGTCCAATCCTCTGCCCGATGTTCCGTTTAAATGAAAACGCAAATCCCTTTCTTCCGTTGGTGTCTTGGAAATTAAGTTTACCAAGCCTGCTATTGCTCCACCACCGTACAGCGTAGATGTTGAACCCTTAATAACTTCAACCTGCTTTAAGTCAAGCGGTGGAATTTGCAACAAACCTAACCCACTTGAAGCACCGGAATAAATCGGGAAACCGTCTTTTAAAATTTGCGTATATCGCCCGTCAAGTCCTTGAATACGAATACTTGCATTGGCACTTGTGGGTGAGGTAGTTTGGACATGAATACCTGTACTCTCGCTCAAAAGCATACGAATATCCCCTGCTTTCATATTTCCTTTTTCGTCCAATTCTTCACCTCCGATAAATTCAATACGGGTAGGAATATTTTGTATGCTTCTCGTGCTTCTGGTAGAGGATATGACAATTTCGTCTAACTCCTCTGAACTTTCTTTGAGTAGGATTTCAATAACACTGGTGTCCTTTAATGGAAATTCTAATGTATCAATACGTTCATTGAAGCCTATATAACTAAAATGTATTTCCTGTAATCCATTAGGAATATTGAATAATGTAATTTGCCCGTTCTCGTTAGATGTTGCTCCAATTGAAGTGCCTTTTATAGATGCCGTTACGCCAATTAAAGGTTCTTTCGTTCCACTGCTTTTTACGACAGCGGTTAATGTATTTTGTGCATATACACAAAGGTTTAGTGCCATGAAAAATGACACAATGAGTATTTTTTTCATTGTAAAAATGATGCTTAATGTGAAGAAATAAACAATTACGATGCAAAGCATCGTTACTAACTAACTTGTGCCGAAGCACTATACATTAAGCGATTTGTGGTGGATGCCAAATAGAATAGGGGAAGTCAGAAATAGGTGACGTAGTTATTACTCCTAATTTCTTTTCAGGTAATTGGAAAGAGTTAGCAATTGAAAAATAAAATGACGTTATTACAAACCCCGTACAGGTATTACATTTAGAAAAAGGGGAGCAACAATCCATCCCGCAATCATCGTTGTCTTGTTCTTGACTATCTGATGTTTGGTATGCGAGGTCAAGGCATTTATCTACCATAAAGCAAGGTGCTGTTGATAACACCAACACCATTAAAGCTAATATGAATGATAAATATTTCATTATGCAAAGGTAAAAAAAATTAGTTTTCAAATCTCTACTCTTATTTCATCCCTTAAAAAAAACCTTTTCTATGTGTAATACTTTCCCTTTAACCACAAACTTGCTCGTACCAATAGTATCAGTACCGGAACTTCCACCAGTGGGCCGATTACGCCCACAAAAGCCTGTGGTGAATGAATGCCAAAAACAGCTATTGCTACGGCTATTGCCAATTCAAAATTATTTCCTGTGGCTGTAAATGCGATGGATGCGTTTTTGTCGTAAGGAACATTTAAGAATTTGCTGATAAAGAAGCTCACGAAAAACATCAGTACAAAATAGATGATAAGCGGTATAGCTACTTTTACTACATCCATTGGCAACTCCAATATTTTATCACCTTTCAGACTGAACATCAATACTATGGTGAACAATAAAGCATATAATGTAATGGGTGATATTTTGGGAACGAATTTGCGGTTATACCATTCTATACCTTTTGACTTTACAAGTGCGTAACGACTTATAAAACCTGCTAAGAAAGGAATACCTAAGTATATCAATACGCTTTCGGTTACATCTTTCATTGATACGCTTACATTGAAATTGGCTAAGCCTAATTTATTGGGTAATACGTTAATAAATAGCCAAACAAAGAAGCTGTAACTTATTATCTGAAAGATACTGTTCAATGCGACTAATAATGCCGTATATTCTCTATTCCCTTTCGCCAAGTCGCTCCATACTATGACCATAGCGATACATCTTGCCAAACCGATTAATATTAAACCCGTCATATAATCGGGTTCGTTTCGTAAAAACAAAACGGCTAAACCAAACATCAATACTGTACCGATTACCCAATTCAGTAATAAAGATATGCCGATTACTTGCGTGTCTTTAAATGCTTTGGGCAACAATGAATAATCCACCTTAGCCAAAGGTGGGTACATCATCAATATAAGCCCTATCGCCAAAGGAATATTGGTAGTGCCTACGGATAAGGCATTTGTAACATTGGAAATGCTCGGAAAGAAATACCCTAATACTATTCCTGTCGCCATTGCAAGGAATATCCATAACGTTAGGTAACGGTCAAGAAATTTTAGTTTTGGTTGCATCGGCTAACTTTTAATCATTGAAAAAACATAGAACATTTCCTGCGCTATCTGCAAACTCCTTTCAGCATATACCTGTGCCTGTTCGGGTGAGCCGTCCGAAATCTTGGGGTCTTCAAATGTGATGGGTATTCTCTTTTCCGCTCCGGCAATGAATGGGCATCCACCGTCCGCCTGCGAACAGGTCATAATGGCGACAAATGCCGATGCAGGGTTGAAAGGACTATCGTATTTTTTTGAAAACCCAATGACTGGCAAAGCATTATCGCTGTATTTTATCGCATATACAGGATTATCGGTTTCCGCAATCTTGAAAATATGAAAACCTTGATTGGTCAATGTTTCCGCCACTTTCGGGAATAGTGCTGTTTCTTCTGTACCGCCCGAATAACAATGTACGTTCGGGATATTGAAGTATGCACTTGCCAACTGCGCCCATACCTGTGCTAAATGGCTTCTTCGTGAATTATGGGTACAGATAAAATTGAGGTTTATATCCTCACCGCTGTTTGCTTTTTGCCGTACAAAATCTATCAGCGGTTGCAGTGTGGTTTTACGTTCCTCTTTTACGGTTTGGACGTCAATAATCCCGTTTATGGTTTCAGCTAAATTTTTATACATTACGATTTGTTTTTAGTGTTTAGCAACATCCCGAATTAGGTGTACAACAAGTGCTGTTCAGTTCTGATAAGTTTATTTTTTGCTTCTCGGCAGGAATGCCACAGGCATCGCTTGCCAAACAAGCCGTCTGTTTGTTCTTTAGGATGAAATGTTGACCGTCAAAGTCTAAGTCAAATTTGCCAATCGTTTCGCTTTGATATTCTACTTCGATTTCGGCATCTTCCATTCCCAGTTTTTCTTCTGATAGCTTGATAATGTTCAATAGTTTGGCGGGCTTTAACCTGTGTTCATAGTCGTTGGCATCCCACAGTTGAAAGTTTACCGCTTTCTCTATACGGACTACACCACCGCAATCAATAAAATGTTTAGTGATTTGCCCTATTTCCGTAACGTGGAAATGTTCGGGAACAAATGTTCCGTTCTCTAATTGAAATTCAACATTGTCCAATGTTGGCAAGATTTCTTTGATTTTTGATAGTTTCATAATAACTGAATTTAAAAAATGAAATAGTAAACTTAATATTGCAATATAACGATGTTAAATGCTAAAAAAAACACTACGTACAGCACTTGGTAACTTGTACATTTTGATTAAAAAAAGTGTTCAATTCGGCTTGAATTTCTTTCCATATATTTTCATCAATGCAATAGCAAACAGATTTACCCTCAATAGTTCCCTGTATGATACCGATATTCTTTAACTCTTTTAAATGCTGTGAAATGGTTGCCTGTGCCAAACCTAATTCCTCAACCAAATCATTACAAATACAGGCTTTTTGATTGATTATATATTGAAGTATAGCAATCCTTGCCGGATGTGCCAAAACCTTAAATAGTGAAGACAGCTTATTCTGTTCGTCCGAAAATATTTCTGATTTGGTAAGCCCCATAACTTTTCTTTTATATCGCAATATTACGATGCATCTTTTAATCACACAAGAAATTTATAAAAAAATTATTCCTGTTGCACCAAATGCTGTAAATCGGGGTCGCTCTTAATCCGCTTCATTTCGCTTTCCACAATATGAACAACGTCCGCTTTGACCTGCCTGTAATTGGC from the Sphingobacterium thalpophilum genome contains:
- the arsB gene encoding ACR3 family arsenite efflux transporter — protein: MQPKLKFLDRYLTLWIFLAMATGIVLGYFFPSISNVTNALSVGTTNIPLAIGLILMMYPPLAKVDYSLLPKAFKDTQVIGISLLLNWVIGTVLMFGLAVLFLRNEPDYMTGLILIGLARCIAMVIVWSDLAKGNREYTALLVALNSIFQIISYSFFVWLFINVLPNKLGLANFNVSVSMKDVTESVLIYLGIPFLAGFISRYALVKSKGIEWYNRKFVPKISPITLYALLFTIVLMFSLKGDKILELPMDVVKVAIPLIIYFVLMFFVSFFISKFLNVPYDKNASIAFTATGNNFELAIAVAIAVFGIHSPQAFVGVIGPLVEVPVLILLVRASLWLKGKYYT
- a CDS encoding DUF3347 domain-containing protein; its protein translation is MKSLSKIVMVIAVLLSSINGFAQIKNAKTETVKIYGNCGMCKTTIEKAGNVKKVASVDWNKDTKMATLTYDGDKTNQDEILKRIALAGYDSEKFRAPDDVYAKLAGCCQYDRPVKTVAKNKEAGMDMNAGHGNHDHGQMAASANKDAAQNRSQLKAVFDNYFSVKDALIKTDAATASANAAELAASLKAVDMNKLSAEEHTAWMKVMQDLTANAESISKSKDVAKQRSDFAALSGSIYTLAKVSKQDTPVYYQHCPMYNGGKGANWLSKENAVKNPYYGSQMLTCGSTVETIK
- a CDS encoding cation transporter — protein: MNKTIFNITKMDCPSEEQLIRMKLQDFDTVKSLEFDIPNRELNVYHSGNPEPILSALETLNLNTTLISTEETDGVIETDTSNRQRRLLWTVLVINFVFFGVEMLFGIFSNSMGLVADSLDMLADSIVYALALFAVGGTVARKNNIAKFAGYFQILLAVIGFVEVIRRFLGFEKMPDFQTMIIVSVLALMANVLCLYLLQKNKSKEAHMQASMIFTSNDVIINSGVIVAGLLVHWLNSSYPDLIIGAIVFVIVARGAYRILKLVE
- a CDS encoding DUF6428 family protein; the encoded protein is MKLSKIKEILPTLDNVEFQLENGTFVPEHFHVTEIGQITKHFIDCGGVVRIEKAVNFQLWDANDYEHRLKPAKLLNIIKLSEEKLGMEDAEIEVEYQSETIGKFDLDFDGQHFILKNKQTACLASDACGIPAEKQKINLSELNSTCCTPNSGCC
- a CDS encoding TonB-dependent receptor; the protein is MKKILIVSFFMALNLCVYAQNTLTAVVKSSGTKEPLIGVTASIKGTSIGATSNENGQITLFNIPNGLQEIHFSYIGFNERIDTLEFPLKDTSVIEILLKESSEELDEIVISSTRSTRSIQNIPTRIEFIGGEELDEKGNMKAGDIRMLLSESTGIHVQTTSPTSANASIRIQGLDGRYTQILKDGFPIYSGASSGLGLLQIPPLDLKQVEVIKGSTSTLYGGGAIAGLVNLISKTPTEERDLRFHLNGTSGRGLDINGFYGQKFNKIGTTIFASHNRNVAYDPAQIGLSAIPQFERYVLNPKLFVYFNDKTKMNFGINATIENRLGGDMLYIKGKADNTHQFFEENKTQRYSTQFVFDHTVNENSFVQVKNSVSYFNRNTAIPNYEFEGTQTATFTEASYTHSKEKSEWITGVNIWTDNFKEKQITSFPLRDYNQTTFGAFVQNSFRVTDWFQLETGLRTDYVVDYGAVFLPRVSALFHIANGLTSRIGGGFGYKTPTIFTEESERIQYQNVMPIDDNTNKLEKSYGANADINYRTNMGDDWTFSINHLFFYTYLDNPLLLQNMATNTYQFINSSGYIHTKGTETNVKIGYDDLKLFLGYTFTDTRLLENGTSTENPLTPKHRVNSVLMYEIEDKWKIGLEAYYFSPQKLNDGTTGKDYWMCGFMAEKIWERFSLYINFENFLDTRQTRFDNIYTGTITNPVFRDIYAPLDGFVINGGIKFKL
- a CDS encoding arsenate-mycothiol transferase ArsC, encoding MYKNLAETINGIIDVQTVKEERKTTLQPLIDFVRQKANSGEDINLNFICTHNSRRSHLAQVWAQLASAYFNIPNVHCYSGGTEETALFPKVAETLTNQGFHIFKIAETDNPVYAIKYSDNALPVIGFSKKYDSPFNPASAFVAIMTCSQADGGCPFIAGAEKRIPITFEDPKISDGSPEQAQVYAERSLQIAQEMFYVFSMIKS
- a CDS encoding ArsR/SmtB family transcription factor is translated as MGLTKSEIFSDEQNKLSSLFKVLAHPARIAILQYIINQKACICNDLVEELGLAQATISQHLKELKNIGIIQGTIEGKSVCYCIDENIWKEIQAELNTFFNQNVQVTKCCT
- a CDS encoding heavy metal translocating P-type ATPase, encoding MKKYTCPMHPQVLKDEPGKCPLCGMALVPVGGASVSHEHTSEHGHSGHSQHGHADENFNKHEGHHTGDFLTRFWISLVITIPILLLSHMIQQWLGFSLAFNGDKYVLLALGTVIYCYGGLPFLKGMIGEVKAKAIGMMTLVAIAISVAYVYSVAVVFGLQGMDFFWELATLIDIMLLGHWLEMRSQMAASRALQSLVALLPNDVTVERGGEAVKIKLEDLQSGETAIIKPGEKIPADGLVLDGLSYINESMLTGESVPVKKEKDGKVIAGSINGDGALKVKVTAVGKESYLNRVINLVQEAQATKSNTQNLADKVAKWLTFIAIAVGIGTFAYWYASSGDIAFALERMVTVMVTACPHALGVAIPLVVAISTTLSATNGLLIRNRTAFETTRKLSTIIFDKTGTLTKGSHAVEKVIPFTDEYNADAVIQYAAAVQQNSEHHIAKGIMATLKEKRLALWKSENFSYMQGIGVKGVVNGKNVVAGGPNYFTENHLSLPEIPNEINQEAETVNFVLIDDRVIGIITLADSIREGSAQAIEELKKMGIKSFLLTGDNDRIAAAVAGKLGMDGYLANVLPHNKQEKVKEFQAKGEIVAMTGDGVNDAPALAQADVGIAVGSGTDVAAETADIILVDSDPRDVVKLIDFGKLTYKKMVQNLIWAVGYNVVAIPLAAGVLYPNFVLSPAMGAVLMSVSTIVVAINASFLKIKK